In Streptomyces rapamycinicus NRRL 5491, the genomic stretch GGCAACTCCGCGCTCCCGCAGCGAGGCCTGCACCTGCCGGAGCGTCGGCTCCGGTTCCCCGCCGCGGACCACCACGCACGCGCACGTCTGCTCGCCCATCAGCGGATGCGGCAGCGCGACCACCGCGGCCGCGACGATCCGCGGGTCCGCCAGCAGATGCTCCTCGACCTCCTGGCAGGGCACCTTCTCCCCGCCGCGGTTGACCACGTCGTTCGTACGGCCCACCACCTCCAAGTCGCCCGCGGGTGTGCGGCGCACCAGGTCACCGGTGCGGTAGTAGCCGTCCTCGGTGAACCTCGTCCGGTTCCGCTCGGCGGCCCGGTAGTAGCCGCGCAGGGTGTACGGGCCGCGGGTGTACAACTCGCCCACCTCCCCGGGCGCGGCGTCCACGCCGTCCTCCCGGATCACCCGTAGCTCGTCGGCGGGGGACAGCGGACGGCCCTGGGTGTGGAGGATCACCTCCTCCGGGTCGTCCGGCCGGGTGAAGTTGAGCAGGCCTTCGGCCATGCCGTACACCTGCTGGAGGGTGCAGCCGAGCCGGTCGGGCACCTGCTTCGCGGTGGCCGGGTCGAGCCGGGAACCGCCGACCTGGAGGAGTGCGAGGGAGGACAGGTCGCCGTCGGTCCACTCGGCGGCCTCCAGCCAGAGCGGCACCAGGGGCGGCACCAGCGAAGTGACGGTGACCGAGGCCCGCTCGATGAGCGGGAAGCACTCCTCAGGCGTGGGGGCCGGCGCGAGCACCGCCGTACCGCCTGCCCGCAGCGTGCCCAGCACGCCGGGGCAGGCCAGGGCGAAGTTGTGTCCCATGGGCAGGGCGCACAGATATCGGCTGTCCCGTCCGACTCCGCACAACCGCGCGCTGGCCCGGAGTTGGTAGGTGTAGTCGGCGTGGGTGCGCGGGATCAGCTTGGGCGGCCCGGAGGTGCCTCCGGACAGCAGGAACAGCGCCACGTCCGCCGGGTCGGGCGCCGACAGCGGTACCGGGTCCGCGTCGACGTCCGCCAGCGCCGTGAACGGGCCCGGATCTCCGGCGACCAGGACGTGCGCGAGACCAACGGTGCGGACAAGGACCTGCCTTGCCAGTTCGCGGTGGTCACAGTCCAGGACCCGGTCCGCGCAGACGTAGGCCACGGCTTCGGAGGCTTCCACCAGATGGGTGATCTCCACGGCGCGGTGTGCGGGCAACGCGAAGACGGGCAGCGCGCCGAGCCGGAAGAGGGCGAGGCACACCACGACCATGTCGGCGCCGTTGGGCAGCTGGACGACGATCCGGTCGCCGGCCGCGATGCCCCGGGCGCGCAGACCCGCGGCAAGCCGGTCGGCGGCCAGGTCGAGTTCGCCGTAGGTCAGGGTGCGGTCCGGGGTGATGACCGCGGTCCGGGCATGCCGACCGGCGTCATCGTCCGGCCGGTCGCCCAGTACCTCGCCGGTCCAGTACCCCTCGGTCCGGTAACGGGCCGCGACGGACTCGGGCCACGATATACAGCCCTCAAGCATGGGAAGACCCCCGTTTCTTTGGTGTGGACGGCCGGACGGCCGAGGTCAGGGCAGCGACGGCCAGACCGCGCCCGCGGCGGGCAGCGCCGCGCGGACGCCGGCCACGACTCGGGCGAGCACGGCCTCCCGCTGCTGTTCCAGGTAGAAGTGGCCGCCGGTGAAGGTGATGACGTCGCAGGGCCCGTCGGTGATCTCGCACCAGGCCCGCGCCTCGACGGCGTCGACTTCGGGGTCGTCGTCGGCGTACAGCACGGTCACCGGCACATCCAGCCGGCGGCCGGGCAGCGACCGGTAGGTCTCGATGAGCCGGTAGTCGCTCCGGATCGCCGGCAGCAGCGCCCGCAGCAGGGAGTCCTGCTCCAGTACGCCGGACGACGTGCCGCCCAACCGCCGCAGATCCGCCAGCAGTTCCTCGTCGGAGGAAAGGTGCAGGGTACCGCCGCGCGAGCGGTGAGGTGCGGGTCGGCCGGAGACGATGAGGGCCGCCGGCGGATGCCCGGCGGCGGTCAGCCTGCGGGCCGTCTCATAGGCCACGGCCGCCCCCATGCTGTGGCCGAACAGGACGGTGGCCCGCTCGGGGCGCGCGGCCGCCTCCCGGATGAGGTCGGCTCCGATCCCGTCGACCAGTTCGGTCAGGCCGGACACCGTGGGCTCTCCGTAGCGGTCCTCCCGCCCCGGGTACTGCACCGCGGCCACCTCGATGTCCCAGGGCGCGTCGAAGCCCCACAGCCGGTAGGCGCCGGCCCCGCCGCCGGCGTGCGGGAAGCAGACCAGCCGGGCGCGGGCCTGCGCCCGGACGGCGAAGGTCCGCAGGCCCGATCGCGGGAGCGGGACGCCGTGTGCGCCCCCGTGCCCGTCCCTCACAGCGCCCCCTCCTCGTACTCGCCGTGCTCCTCGCGTTCTCCGGGCACCCGGTGGCCCGAATCCGGCGGCATGGGCGTCGCCGTGCGGGAACGCTCGATCAGCGCGCCCATGGCGGCGACCGTCGGTGACCGCAGCACCTCCCGCATCGGCAGTTCGACGCCCAGCCGACGACGGATGCCGGTGACCAGACGCGTGGCCAGGACGCTGTCTCCGCCCCGCAGGAAGAAATTGGCTTCGCGTCCGACGGCCGGTAGGCCCAGTACCTGGGCCCAGATCTCCGCCACGGCCTCCTCCACGGCGCCGCGTGGCGGATCGGTGCTCTCGCCCGGACGCTCGGCGCCGCCTTCCAGCACCTCGCGCACCCGGCGCCGGTCCACCTTTCCGTTGGCGCTCAGCGGCAGCTCGGCCAGAGCCACCACGGTGCCCGGGATCATGTGGGCGGGGAGCCGGTCGGCGAGCCAGTCCCGCAGCGCGCCGGTGTCCAGACGGACGGCGTGCGGTGCGCGGAGCGCGGTGATCAGTACGGCCCCGTCCGGTTCGGTGTGCGCGAGACGGACGTCGATGAAGCCCTCACCGGCCAGGAGGTCCGCCCACTCTTCGGCGACAAGGCATTCGCCGGTGCGACCGGCCGGAAGGCCGAGGGGCGAGGCCGCGGCGCGGGCCACCAGGAAGAGACGGCCGCCCGGTGCGAGCAGGAGGGACAGAGCGGCCGCGGCGGCACGCGGGTGGCGCAGGCCGTGCAGCGCGTCGTTGGCGACCACCGCGTCGAAACGGTGCAGCCGCGCCTCCGGAATGCCCGATGTGTCCTGCAGCGCCGTGCGCGCCACATGGCCCGCCGCGGACAACCTCGCCTCCGCGGCGGTGAGTTGGGGCACCGACTCCGCCAGCAGCAGATAGTCGACCGAGGCGGGCTTGAGGGCGTCGAGGAGGCGCACGGCGTTGCGACCGCTCGCTCCGCCCCATTCGACCACGGCGAGCGGCTCGGGCCGTCCCTCGGCGAGCCCCTCCAGCGCCTGTGCGATCCGCTCCAGGCAGGCGCGGGCTCCGGGCAGGGCGTCGGCCAGGGAGCCGGGGGACATCTCCGGGTCATCGAGCAGTACGGTGGGCGGCGCCTCGCCGCGCAGCACGGCGGCCATCAGGGGCATGGCCCGTGTCCAGGCGTCGACCACGCCCTCCAGCCGGCTGCCGCGTATCCGCTCGCGCAGCCCGGCCGCGCGCTCCGCGTCGCGCACGTGGGCCCAGCGGGGTCCGGGCACGAGCGTGCCGGCCGGGCGTATCAGGACCTGGCGCTCGGCCAGTTGTTCCAGCACCGCCTCCAGGAACCGCCGGTTCGCCTCGGGAAGATCCGGCATGCTCCGGACATCGGGGAGTGGGGCCTCGGTGGCGGTGCCCTCGGGTGTGCTCGGCCCCGGTGCGGCCAGGAGCGCGCCGAGCAGTGTCTCGGTGAGAGCCCGTTCCAGCTCCACGGTGGCGGGCACGTCGGGGGACCGCCCGGGGACGGGCTGGGGAGCGGTGCCGCCGGGGGCCGAAGAGGATACGCCGCCGGGAGCGTCCCCGGCGCCGTGGCCCCGGTCGCCCCCGGCCACCGCCCGCGCCGGTACCACGGCGACGGCGAGTTCCCTGCGCGGTCCGCCCACCGCCGCGGCGACCGCGCGTGCCACGGTGGGATGGCTCCGCAGCGCCGTTTCGATCTCGCCCAGTTCGACCCGGAAACCGTTGACCTTCACCTGCTGGTCCACCCGTCCCAGGAACTCCAGTGTCCCGTCGGGCCAGTAGCGGCCCAGATCCCCGGTGCGGTACCAGCGCTCGCCCGCGACCACGGGGAAACGGTCGGCGGTCAGCCGCGGGTCTCCGCGGTAGCCGAGCGCGACCCCGGTTCCGCCGATCCACAGCTCGCCGGGGACCCAGTCGGGGCAGTCGCGACCCTGCGGGTCGACGACCCGGAACCGCTGATTGCCCAGCGGAGTGCCGTAGGGGATGGACCGCCAGTGCGCGGGTACGGTACCGACCTCGTGGAAGTTGGACCAGATCGACGCCTCGGTGGCGCCTCCCAGCCCCACGAGACGGCACCGGCCGGCGCTCGCGCGGGCCAGCCGCTCGGGCAGGTCGAGTCCGATCCAGTCGCCCGAGAGCAGGGCCAGGCGCAGGGTATCCGGCAGCGGCGCGGGCTCGGCCGCGGTCAGGAGCATGTCGAGGAGCGACGGCACGGAGTTCCAGACCGTCACCCCGCGCCGCCGGCACAGGTCGAGCCAGCGGTGTGCGTCGCGCCGGTCCTCCTCCGCCACCAGCACGAGCGCGCCGCCCGCGCCGAGCAGACCGAAGATGTCCCACACGGAGAGGTCGAAGTCCAGGGCGGACACGGCCAGGACGCGGTCGGACGGGCCGATGCCGTGACGTTCGTCGATGTCCTCGACGGTGTTGACCGCGGCCCGGTGGCTGATCTCGACCCCTTTGGGAGTGCCTGTGGAGCCCGAGGTGAAGATGACGTACGCCGGATCGTCCGGCTCCGCGGGTACCGGCGCCGCCGACGGCCGCGCCCGCGATGCCTCGGCCAGGGTGAGTACGGCGGCCCCCGAGCCGGCGGGGACGGGCGCCCCGGTGCCGTCCAGGACGAGCCGGGCCCCGCTGAGCTCGAGGATCCGCCGGCGCCGCTCCGCGGGCTGGTCGACACCGACGGGGACGTAGGTCCCGCCCGCCGCCAGCACGCCCAGGACGGCGACGATCTGATCGGGCCCCTTGGGCGCCGTGACGAGCACCGGAGTGCCGCGCCGGACGCCGCGGTCGGCGAGCGCGGCGGCGACGCGTAACGCCCGGTCCGCGAGCTCGCCGTGGGTGAGGGCGCCGTCCGTCCCCCACAGCAGCGCGGGAGCGCCGGCCCGCTCCCGGGCCCGGGCGAAGAACTCCTCATGCAGCAGCCGCCCGCTCTCGTCCCGGTGCGTGGAGTTCACCTCTCGCCGCCGTCGCGTCTGGGCGGCGGGCAGCGGAATGTCGGGCACGACGGTCCAGTCGGCCGTGGCCAGGTCGTGGAGCAGGGTGACGCAGGCGGCCGACATGGCGTCCAGCAGACCGTCTGGGAACAGTTCTTCCACCGCGTCCCAGGCGAGCAGGAGGCCGCCGTCGCGGGTGCGGTAGATCTGGTGGTCGAGCCAGACCTGCGGCGTCTGGGACACCATCCAGGACAGCTCGCCGAAGCGGTGGGCGAACGCGTCGGGGACCAGCGGAGCGTCGATGTTGCAGGCGAAGACCACCGGCGCGGTGCGCGGGGTCTCCGCGTCGGCACGTGCGAAGTCGCGCAGCACGTCCACCCCGGTATAGGCGGCGTGGCCGACGTCATCGTGCAGCCTCTGCTGTACGGCCCTGGCGCGCCCGGCGAATCCCGTGCCGCGGCCGAGGTCGATCTCCAGCAGGACGAGGCTGGTGAAGTCGGCGACGACGCGGTCGAGATCAGGGTGGGCGTCGTGGTCGCGGCCGAACAGCGGGACGTTGAGCAGGAAGTGCCGCTCGCCGCTGAACCGGGCGAGGACCTCGGCGAAGACGGTGGCGAGCACCACCGAGGGGGTGACACCGTACTCGGTGGCACGGGCGCACAGTCGCTCCCAGAGGTGCGGGGCCAGCGTGTGGGAGCGGCGCACGAAGCGCGGCCGGGCGACGTCCTCGGGGTCAACGGCCAGGGGCAGCCGCGGGCCACCCGGGAGGCCGGGCAGGCGACGCGTCCAGTACTCCCGGGCCCGTTCCCGCTCGACCGCGCGGGCCGTGGCCCGGTCGGCGAGATGGCTCGGGAAGTCGTAGCCCAACTCTCCCAGGGCGTCCGGGTCCTCGTAGAGCTCCGCGAGGTCGGCGAGGAGCAGCCGGATGCTCTGCACGTCGGCGACGAGCAGGTCGACGTCGAGATGAATGCGGTCGGCGCGGCAGCCGCCGTCACCGGCGGGCAGGCGACTCAGCTGAA encodes the following:
- a CDS encoding thioesterase II family protein; protein product: MRDGHGGAHGVPLPRSGLRTFAVRAQARARLVCFPHAGGGAGAYRLWGFDAPWDIEVAAVQYPGREDRYGEPTVSGLTELVDGIGADLIREAAARPERATVLFGHSMGAAVAYETARRLTAAGHPPAALIVSGRPAPHRSRGGTLHLSSDEELLADLRRLGGTSSGVLEQDSLLRALLPAIRSDYRLIETYRSLPGRRLDVPVTVLYADDDPEVDAVEARAWCEITDGPCDVITFTGGHFYLEQQREAVLARVVAGVRAALPAAGAVWPSLP
- a CDS encoding (2,3-dihydroxybenzoyl)adenylate synthase; translation: MLEGCISWPESVAARYRTEGYWTGEVLGDRPDDDAGRHARTAVITPDRTLTYGELDLAADRLAAGLRARGIAAGDRIVVQLPNGADMVVVCLALFRLGALPVFALPAHRAVEITHLVEASEAVAYVCADRVLDCDHRELARQVLVRTVGLAHVLVAGDPGPFTALADVDADPVPLSAPDPADVALFLLSGGTSGPPKLIPRTHADYTYQLRASARLCGVGRDSRYLCALPMGHNFALACPGVLGTLRAGGTAVLAPAPTPEECFPLIERASVTVTSLVPPLVPLWLEAAEWTDGDLSSLALLQVGGSRLDPATAKQVPDRLGCTLQQVYGMAEGLLNFTRPDDPEEVILHTQGRPLSPADELRVIREDGVDAAPGEVGELYTRGPYTLRGYYRAAERNRTRFTEDGYYRTGDLVRRTPAGDLEVVGRTNDVVNRGGEKVPCQEVEEHLLADPRIVAAAVVALPHPLMGEQTCACVVVRGGEPEPTLRQVQASLRERGVAAYKLPDRLVVLPRLPLTGVGKVDKRAVRDSLAG
- a CDS encoding non-ribosomal peptide synthetase; protein product: MARKDTSSGSSGCTGAGTSAWTLEVLRTEVAALLGTELSAADDDTDLFELGLQSLQLMQFTNRINRSGGGRAGFTALAKEPRLTSWHRLLSTRADAVDGPLEPAPVPVPTPASAPASAPGRDPFPLTPVQQAYWIGRGDDRPLGGVGCHAYLEIDSLDIDPDRLERAVRALTRRHPMLRARFGDDGTQRVGDASPWPGLTVHDHTDKPRGEADEAVGELRERLSHRRLRVAEGEVLDVQLSRLPAGDGGCRADRIHLDVDLLVADVQSIRLLLADLAELYEDPDALGELGYDFPSHLADRATARAVERERAREYWTRRLPGLPGGPRLPLAVDPEDVARPRFVRRSHTLAPHLWERLCARATEYGVTPSVVLATVFAEVLARFSGERHFLLNVPLFGRDHDAHPDLDRVVADFTSLVLLEIDLGRGTGFAGRARAVQQRLHDDVGHAAYTGVDVLRDFARADAETPRTAPVVFACNIDAPLVPDAFAHRFGELSWMVSQTPQVWLDHQIYRTRDGGLLLAWDAVEELFPDGLLDAMSAACVTLLHDLATADWTVVPDIPLPAAQTRRRREVNSTHRDESGRLLHEEFFARARERAGAPALLWGTDGALTHGELADRALRVAAALADRGVRRGTPVLVTAPKGPDQIVAVLGVLAAGGTYVPVGVDQPAERRRRILELSGARLVLDGTGAPVPAGSGAAVLTLAEASRARPSAAPVPAEPDDPAYVIFTSGSTGTPKGVEISHRAAVNTVEDIDERHGIGPSDRVLAVSALDFDLSVWDIFGLLGAGGALVLVAEEDRRDAHRWLDLCRRRGVTVWNSVPSLLDMLLTAAEPAPLPDTLRLALLSGDWIGLDLPERLARASAGRCRLVGLGGATEASIWSNFHEVGTVPAHWRSIPYGTPLGNQRFRVVDPQGRDCPDWVPGELWIGGTGVALGYRGDPRLTADRFPVVAGERWYRTGDLGRYWPDGTLEFLGRVDQQVKVNGFRVELGEIETALRSHPTVARAVAAAVGGPRRELAVAVVPARAVAGGDRGHGAGDAPGGVSSSAPGGTAPQPVPGRSPDVPATVELERALTETLLGALLAAPGPSTPEGTATEAPLPDVRSMPDLPEANRRFLEAVLEQLAERQVLIRPAGTLVPGPRWAHVRDAERAAGLRERIRGSRLEGVVDAWTRAMPLMAAVLRGEAPPTVLLDDPEMSPGSLADALPGARACLERIAQALEGLAEGRPEPLAVVEWGGASGRNAVRLLDALKPASVDYLLLAESVPQLTAAEARLSAAGHVARTALQDTSGIPEARLHRFDAVVANDALHGLRHPRAAAAALSLLLAPGGRLFLVARAAASPLGLPAGRTGECLVAEEWADLLAGEGFIDVRLAHTEPDGAVLITALRAPHAVRLDTGALRDWLADRLPAHMIPGTVVALAELPLSANGKVDRRRVREVLEGGAERPGESTDPPRGAVEEAVAEIWAQVLGLPAVGREANFFLRGGDSVLATRLVTGIRRRLGVELPMREVLRSPTVAAMGALIERSRTATPMPPDSGHRVPGEREEHGEYEEGAL